In the Pirellulales bacterium genome, GCGATCGATCCCGATAACCGTCTGCTGTGGCGCACCAATCTACGACGCATGGAGGCCGAAACCGTCCGCGACAGCGTATTGTGCGTCGCAGGGCAACTCGACACGACCATCGGCGGCCCCGATCTAGAGCACACCCAGGGTTTGTCCGTGCCGCGGCGCAGCTTGTATTTCCAGCATGCGAACGAAAAGCAGATGACCTTCCTCAAGCTGTTCGACGTGGCCAGCGTCAGCGAATGTTACCGCCGCAGCGAAAGCGTCGTGCCACAGCAGGCCTTGGCGCTCGCCAATAGTCCGATCGCGCTCGAACAATCGCGGCGGCTTGCCGGCACGCTCTGGCAAGAAGTTGCCACGCAGCCTGAATCGGCATCACAGCCGGATGCCAATGCGCAAGCTGCCATCGAACGTTTCATTGGCGCAGCCTTCGAGCAGATCCTTGCCCGTTCACCGACTGAACAAGAACGAACCATTTCGGCGCAGTTCCTCACGACGCAAGCCGCGCGATTGGCCAACGCGTCGCAGCTTACGGCGTTCGTCGGCGGCGAGGCCGCGGCCGTGAAACCCGCCACCGATCCGGCGATGCGAGCCCGCGAAGATTTTGTCCACGTGTTATTGAACCACAACGATTTCGTCACGATCCGCTGAGGTAGCCCATGGCCATGAAACAATCGCTCGACAATGGCTGCCGAGGACTTCACCGCCGCACGTTCCTGGCCGACGTCGGCATGGGCTTCACCGGGCTCGCCCTGGGGGCGATGCTCGCGCGCGATCCGCTGGCCCGCGCCGCCGAGGCAACAGCAGCTAGCCCGGCAATTCCAAACGGTCTGCCCCACTTCCCGCCGCGCGTCAAAAACGTGATCTGGCTATTCATGATCGGCGGCACCAGCCACATGGAAAGCTTCGATCCGAAGCCGGCGCTGACGCAATACGCCGGCAAGACCGTTGCCGAGACTCCTTTCCCGGATCCGGTCGAATCGCCGCTGACGAAAAAGAACTTGCGCGAGATCGTCCCCGGTCTGCATCATCCTCACCCACAGATTTTTCCGCTCCAAGTCGGCTATCAGAAGCGCGGGCAAAGCGGCATCGAGATCAGCGATTGGTGGCCGCACCTGGGTGATTGCGTCGACGATCTGGCGATCGTCCGCTCGATGTGGACCACCGACAACAATCACGGCGCGCAACTGCAATTCCACACCGGCCGGCATTCGCTCGAGGGGTTCTTCCCCACGATCGGCTCGTGGGTGCATTACGGACTGGGGTCGCTCAATGATGACTTGCCGCAATTCGTCGCTATGGGAACCCCCATCGCCGATTGCTGCGGCGGAGTCGGTGGGCATGGCGCCAGCTATCTAGGCCCTGAACACAATGCCGTGCAACTGGCGATCGATCCGAAAAATCCGCTGCCGTTCGCGGCGCCCGGGCCTG is a window encoding:
- a CDS encoding DUF1501 domain-containing protein, which encodes MAMKQSLDNGCRGLHRRTFLADVGMGFTGLALGAMLARDPLARAAEATAASPAIPNGLPHFPPRVKNVIWLFMIGGTSHMESFDPKPALTQYAGKTVAETPFPDPVESPLTKKNLREIVPGLHHPHPQIFPLQVGYQKRGQSGIEISDWWPHLGDCVDDLAIVRSMWTTDNNHGAQLQFHTGRHSLEGFFPTIGSWVHYGLGSLNDDLPQFVAMGTPIADCCGGVGGHGASYLGPEHNAVQLAIDPKNPLPFAAPGPDVFREEQAGEFELLGRLNRLAAVEYPDDAGLRARIKSYELAFRMQMAVPDVVRFEDETQRTQTMYGLDQKETATFGQQCLAARRLVERGVRFVQIFHGSNGGAGEWDAHGQLKVGHTRLCKQVDQPIAGLLKDLKQRGLLDETLVVWGTEFGRTPGAQNSDGRDHHPYGFSVWLAGGGIKRGVVHGATDELGFHAVENRHYVTDLHATVLQQLGLDPRRLEVPGRKRLEIDYGSPIRDIIS